In Pseudomonas campi, the sequence CAACTCAAAAAATGATAGGTAATGTGCTTGTCAGAATTACCGTATGTGTTGAGTGTAAGTCGGCTAAGAAACATCCATGGGTTTTGTTTTCATCTAAAGATACGCGAATTTCTAGCCCGGCTGCAGTTGTTCAGCGTCCTGCAAACTTGTTAGGGTATGAGTTGCTTAAAAGCATTTCTCATAATAAGTATGCGCATAATACTCCGTTCTTTAAATTGAGTGGTCGAAACGGGTATGCAATGACTGAGGCGTTTACAAGTGGTAAGGATAATGCATACTCGTCCTGTGTCAGCGTTGCAAAGTGCGCTAGATCACTGACAACAGGTGCGCTGGAGGTGAGCGAGGAACAGGTGCCTCTTTGTGAGATAGTTTTCCCGGTAATATTTTTACAGGGCGCACTATTTGAATGTCATCAGGATGATGTTGAATTGGAGGTGGCTGAGGTAGGTAGTGCGACTTTAATCTGGCGAAATCAGATATCTAATGTAGGTCACTCGATAATATCAATTTATACGGAGAAAACTTTGGGGAAGTTGGTTAGAGAGGCCTCTAGGCTGGCTAGCTTCATCTTTGATCAGGTCGATAGTTTTGAGAGAATAGAGAGGGATTTTCTGAGTAAATATGAAAATCGCTGGAGTATTAAAAACTCTCGGCTTAGCAAGGATAGGAGAGAATAGGTGGAGGTCATTTTTAAGAGCTTCATTATGCTTGCCAATGCAAGTGTTAAGGGTTCATTTAAGTACAAGAATTTGTTCCAGATTATTCCGGCTCCAGATGACTTTCCACGAGCACCCTGTTTAGAGGCTCATCATCCATGTTTGTTAGAGCTGAAGTACGAATTTGAATTCGATCCCGATTTAAAGATGCCAGATGGCGAGTTTGTTCCTGACTGGATACAGCAAAAAGACCGGGAAGGGAAAATTATTCACGAGATTTCTTCCCTCTTCGGTGTGTACTCATTGTCAAATTTTGTTTTCCCGTCGGGTGGGCATAGCTGGAGTATCAATACGGAGGATGGGTCTGATTTGGATTTGCAGTGGCGCCAGCTTTCATATTTTGTTGAGGATGGAAGGCATCAACATAAAATAAGCAAATTTACAGATACTGGGTGCCTTCCCATGGAGCAGGTTGAGACGTCCAAGGTTTATAATTTTGGCGCTCGATTTATTGGGGACGACTTTTCCATTCCTGACT encodes:
- a CDS encoding HEPN domain-containing protein, which translates into the protein MEVIFKSFIMLANASVKGSFKYKNLFQIIPAPDDFPRAPCLEAHHPCLLELKYEFEFDPDLKMPDGEFVPDWIQQKDREGKIIHEISSLFGVYSLSNFVFPSGGHSWSINTEDGSDLDLQWRQLSYFVEDGRHQHKISKFTDTGCLPMEQVETSKVYNFGARFIGDDFSIPDFLPGILDSYYILEQDDRDAILRAASIFNSAIKIKTISSSISFATFVSSIESLVDYQYRGSKVESCKECNTPRYSVTRKFTDFLKRYSSDSNELVKFYKSAYGHRSKILHAGALFLGEHIPLSWAESDWSAYHMRSGIERICRIAFANWLLERAQMRRCAEFCVPGAEY